One genomic window of Pagrus major chromosome 22, Pma_NU_1.0 includes the following:
- the ora6 gene encoding uncharacterized protein ora6 — translation MIGSLLPLFSIRVCISFIGIVGNVFLIACIVQTKFSRVKSFELFLLGLATANLEDILIVNIYDIIVLQTSFIASNIWLCRSLKFLTVFGEITSILFTVLISIFRYQKLRDASKRVNLPIYLDSIRSAWMVIGACVMFSILLSVPIFAISLEDPGENVTRKIGCPPDFFQCNKSYCPILNGIFKYLFITLCNLLPLIIVTVTGCLIIAVLLSQRKTVTPVVSVSSSSQLGGKSRGLRLQRSTIAVLAAMGLFQVDWTLYLIFQLTFSPADLPYWGEMEFFISTSYTSISPYVYGIGNNLFSLKNLMKK, via the coding sequence ATGATTGGATCCCTTCTCCCCCTCTTCAGCATAAGAGTCTGCATTTCTTTCATaggaattgtgggtaatgtattTCTCATCGCCTGCATTGTCCAGACCAAGTTCTCCCGGGTTAAATCCTTTGAGTTGTTTCTTTTGGGACTGGCTACAGCCAATTTGGAGGACATTCTCATCGTAAACATCTACGACATTATAGTCCTCCAGACTTCCTTCATCGCCTCTAACATTTGGTTGTGTCGCTCACTCAAGTTCCTGACAGTGTTTGGGGAAATTACCAGCATCCTCTTCACTGTCCTCATCAGCATCTTCCGCTACCAGAAGCTGAGAGACGCCAGCAAGAGGGTCAACCTCCCGATCTACCTGGACAGCATCAGGTCGGCCTGGATGGTGATCGGAGCCTGTGTGATGTTCTCTATATTGCTAAGTGTCCCCATCTTCGCCATAAGTCTTGAAGACCCTGGAGAAAACGTCACAAGGAAAATAGGCTGCCCTCCTGACTTCTTTCAGTGTAATAAAAGTTATTGTCCCATACTCAACGGCATTTTCAAGTACCTGTTCATCACGCTGTGCAACCTGCTGCCTCTGATCATCGTCACGGTCACCGGCTGCCTCATCATCGCCGTGCTGCTGAGCCAGAGGAAGACGGTGACGCCGGTGGTGAGCGTTAGCAGCTCAAGCCAGCTGGGCGGGAAGAGCAGAGGTCTGAGGCTCCAGCGAAGCACGATAGCTGTTCTGGCAGCTATGGGATTGTTCCAGGTAGACTGGACTCTCTACCTGATCTTTCAGCTGACTTTTAGCCCTGCCGACCTCCCTTATTGGGGTGAAATGGAGTTCTTTATCTCAACTTCCTATACATCCATCAGTCCCTATGTGTATGGGATTGGGAATAATCTGTTTTCTCTGAAGAACTTAATGAAGAAGTAA